The Pochonia chlamydosporia 170 chromosome Unknown PCv3seq00027, whole genome shotgun sequence genome has a window encoding:
- a CDS encoding elongation factor 2 (similar to Coccidioides immitis RS XP_001245593.1), translating to MDDLYDEFGNFIGEEVESEEASEAGVEAADYVYDEELEETGGVTGEELMEIDDGPSNAVVLHEDKQYYPTAQQTYGEDVETRVEEEDAQPLSEPIIAPIEQKKFNIEEGDLPPVFFDREFMTDLMNFPEQTRNVALAGHLHHGKTSFIDMLVLETHDIAKKLDKRSGRKRDEKLRYTDIHILERERGVSIKSSPMSLVLQSGKGKSHLVNLIDTPGHVNFVDEVAVAARLVDGVCLVVDVVEGVQVNTEQIIKHAVLENIPLTLIINKMDRLILELKLPPKDAYFKLKHVIEEVNTVITNTAPTKATEKRISPEKGNVLFSCTDLGWCFTLPSFAKMYTDTYGDINTEEFARRLWGDVYFNPKKRSFTRKPVEERATRSFVHFVLEPIYKLFTHSISDSPEDLKLVLASLGIQLKPAQFKADAKDILKAVCQQFFGPSTGFVDMIARHVPSPIEGAERLLERAYTGPLDSKIAGSMKACDQDGPLVIHITKLFNTSDAKSFYSFGRVLSGTARPGMSVRVLGEGYSLDDEEDMTMATIGEVFIGETRYNIPTDGVPAGSLVLLSGVDNSIVKSATIVAAKFDDGEDAYIFKPVTHFTESVLKVAVEPINPSELPKMLDGLRKVQKSYPLLDTKVEESGEHVILGTGELYMDCVLHDLRRLYADMDIKVSDPVTRFCETVVETSATKCYAITPNKKNKITMVAEQLEKGISTDIETGAVKIRDPIRKTAKFFEDNHGWDKLAARSIWAFGPDDMGPNILQDDTLPTEVDKKLLNTVKESIRQGFSWATREGPLCEEPIRNTKFKVTDVLLAGEAIFRGGGQIIPTSRRACYSSFLMASPRLMEPVYAVSVTGPEDSHTEVYNVLSRRRGHVLSDGPVAGTPLYRVNGLIPVIDSFGFETDLRIKTQGSSMVSLVFDNWSIVPGDPLDREQILRPLQPASAQATARDFVLKTRRRKGLSEDVSVKTFLEPEFYQSLMESGMLDA from the exons ATGGATGATCTCTACGACGA ATTCGGCAACTTTATCGGCGAGGAGGTAGAGTCGGAGGAGGCGTCTGAGGCGGGTGTCGAGGCGGCTGACTATGTCTacgatgaagagcttgaggagactggaggagtGACGGGAGAGGAGCTCATGGAAATTGACG ATGGCCCTTCCAACGCCGTTGTCCTCCACGAAGACAAACAGTACTACCCGACCGCCCAGCAAACATATGGAGAAGATGTCGAGACACGCgtggaagaggaggatgcgCAGCCTCTCAGCGAGCCCATCATCGCCCCGATCGAGCAAAAGAagttcaacattgaggaGGGGGACCTGCCGCCAGTATTTTTCGACCGCGAATTCATGACAGACCTCATGAACTTTCCCGAGCAAACCCGAAATGTTGCACTAGCAGGCCATTTGCACCATGGCAAGACATCCTTCATTGACATGCTTGTTCTGGAGACACACGATATTGCAAAGAAACTCGATAAGCGAAGCGGGCGAAAACGCGACGAAAAGCTGCGATACACAGACATTCACATACTGGAGCGCGAACGGGGGGTCTCAATTAAGTCTTCACCAATGAGTCTAGTCCTGCAAAGCGGGAAAGGCAAGTCCCATTTGGTCAACCTCATCGACACCCCTGGCCACGTCAACTTTGTCGATGAAGTCGCAGTTGCTGCCCGGTTAGTGGACGGTGTGTGCTTGGTTGTGGATGTGGTAGAGGGCGTACAGGTCAACACGGAGCAAATCATCAAACATGCCGTTTTGGAAAATATTCCCCTGACGTTGATTATCAACAAAATGGACCGGTTGATTTtggagctcaagctgccaccCAAGGACGCCTATTTCAAGCTCAAGCACGTCATTGAGGAAGTCAACACGGTCATTACCAACACCGCGCCTACCAAAGCTACCGAGAAGCGAATTAGTCCTGAGAAGGGCAATGTTCTCTTTTCTTGTACCGACCTGGGCTGGTGCTTCACCCTCCCGTCGTTTGCCAAGATGTACACCGATACCTACGGAGACATAAACACCGAAGAGTTTGCCAGGAGATTATGGGGTGACGTCTACTTCAATCCTAAAAAGCGATCATTCACACGAAAACCCGTCGAAGAGCGAGCCACACGATCATTTGTTCACTTTGTTCTCGAACCTATTTACAAACTGTTTACGCACTCCATCAGCGATAGCCCTGAAGACTTGAAGCTTGTGCTGGCGTCGCTGGGTATACAGCTGAAACCAGCGCAATTTAAGGCTGATGCCAAGGACATTCTGAAGGCTGTTTGCCAGCAGTTCTTTGGCCCATCAACAGGGTTTGTTGACATGATTGCTCGACATGTTCCTTCTCCGATTGAAGGCGCGGAAAGACTCTTGGAGCGTGCATATACCGGACCGCTGGACAGCAAGATTGCAGGGTCAATGAAGGCATGTGACCAAGATGGCCCGCTAGTAATTCACATCACCAAGCTGTTCAACACGTCGGACGCCAAGAGCTTTTACTCGTTTGGCCGAGTGCTGAGTGGCACTGCTCGGCCTGGCATGTCAGTACGTGTGCTTGGAGAGGGCTATTCgcttgacgatgaagaagataTGACCATGGCCACTATTGGTGAAGTCTTTATCGGGGAGACGAGGTACAACATTCCCACAGACGGAGTTCCAGCAGGCAGCTTGGTCCTACTCAGCGGCGTGGACAACTCAATAGTCAAGTCGGCAACAATTGTGGCAGCCAAGTTTGATGACGGGGAAGACGCGTACATTTTTAAGCCTGTTACCCATTTTACCGAGTCTGTTCTCAAGGTTGCCGTGGAGCCGATCAACCCATCAGAACTGCCAAAGATGTTGGACGGCCTGCGAAAGGTGCAAAAGTCGTATCCCCTTCTGGATACAAAGGTGGAAGAATCTGGCGAGCATGTCATCCTCGGAACGGGTGAGCTGTACATGGATTGTGTGCTTCACGATCTCAGAAGACTGTAcgccgacatggacattAAAGTGTCTGATCCTGTGACACGATTCTGCGAGACGGTGGTGGAGACATCGGCCACCAAGTGCTATGCCATCACACcgaacaagaagaacaaaattACCATGGTTGCAGAGCAATTAGAGAAGGGCATCTCTACAGATATCGAGACTGGTGCAGTCAAGATTCGGGATCCCATTCGAAAGACGGCCAAGTTCTTTGAAGACAATCACGGCTGGGATAAACTTGCTGCGCGAAGCATTTGGGCGTTTGGACCGGATGACATGGGGCCAAATATTCTCCAAGATGACACTCTGCCTACAGAG GTTGACAAGAAACTTCTCAACACTGTCAAGGAGTCGATCCGACAGGGATTCAGCTGGGCCACCAGAGAAGGACCTCTTTGCGAAGAAC CCATCCGAAATACCAAGTTCAAGGTCACAGACGTATTATTAGCTGGAGAGGCAATTTTCCGAGGCGGCGGCCAAATAATCCCTACATCACGACGCGCATGCTACTCATCCTTCCTCATGGCATCGCCGCGGCTCATGGAACCCGTCTACGCCGTATCAGTAACCGGGCCAGAAGACTCACACACCGAAGTATATAACGTATTATCAAGGCGCCGCGGTCACGTCCTATCTGACGGGCCCGTCGCCGGCACGCCTCTCTACCGTGTCAACGGTCTGATTCCCGTGATTGACAGCTTTGGATTCGAGACAGACCTGCGGATCAAGACCCAGGGCAGCTCCATGGTCAGCTTGGTCTTTGACAACTGGAGCATCGTGCCGGGCGATCCGCTGGACAGGGAGCAGATTCTTCGGCCGTTGCAGCCGGCGTCGGCGCAGGCAACGGCTAGGGATTTTGTGCTTaagacgagaagaaggaagggATTGAGTGAGGATGTGAGCGTCAAGACGTTCCTGGAGCCGGAGTTTTATCAGAGTTTGATGGAGAGTGGGATGTTGGATGCGTAG
- a CDS encoding fatty-acid-CoA ligase (similar to microsporum gypseum CBS 118893 XP_003170590.1) — MLWVSALKYYTLVTLDVAVLKTGQEETLQNYITTLNPSIVVVASQDDATAVDRARSDSQTKQNHFLGITLQPLAKRQPNWTSMQEICNQKFPENLDAGPMPPEDPDRVVMIVFTSGTSTGIPKGCVWTVRDLMRPLTAAAGLPLLRGPAVLVNTKSSQSMAPCLLYSTWHSGNAAVLAGGSLNVSTTISTIARCRPIGTALYPHTVDLVTEHAGSSPDKLASIRFLLVIGSVTTVESIRRAQRVFPRAKIVASYGMTEAAGMFGWPRGPPSVKTMPEYKGIASCGMSLPGAKLRILNEQGKVVARNEIGTLHLCGDRIASGYLTSTGLKSFYNDGNDRWYNTGDCAVLDEQGRVFILGRYDNMIRRGGMTIAPATIENVLMKKFPRHTVVVIGVSMPKNQELVCAVFHKPVRDHGEVNDLVVKELGYDHGLDDVFDLPQLGLTDWPYTVVGKLSIVDVRRIVTEYLASQKA; from the exons ATGCTGTGGGTGTCCGCACTGAAGTATTACACGCTTGTGAcgcttgatgttgctgtGCTGAAGACTGGTCAAGAAGAGACGCTCCAGAATTATATTACGACGCTTAATCCTTCGATCGTTGTGGTAGCAAGCCAAGATGATGCCACAGCTGTTGACCGGGCTCGAAGTGATAGCCAAACTAAGCAGAATCATTTCTTGGGCATAACCCTTCAGCCTCTGGCAAAGCGACAACCAAACTGGACAAGTATGCAGGAAATCTGCAACCAAAAATTTCCAGAAAATTTAGATGCCGGCCCTATGCCACCCGAGGACCCTGATCGAGTCGTCATGATCGTCTTTACAAGCGGCACATCGACCGGTATACCAAAAGGCTGTGTGTGGACGGTTCGAGATCTCATGCGCCCATTGACTGCGGCTGCTGGGCTTCCCCTTTTGAGAGGCCCAGCTGTGCTAGTCAACACAAAGAGCTCCCAAAGCATGGCACCATGTTTGCTGTACTCAACATGGCATTCGGGGAATGCAGCCGTACTCGCGGGGGGAAGTCTCAACGTGTCGACCACTATATCAACAATAGCTCGCTGCAGACCTATAGGCACAGCGTTATATCCACACACGGTAGATTTGGTGACAGAGCATGCGGGCTCTTCTCCCGACAAACTCGCATCAATCAGGTTCTTGCTTGTAATTGGGTCGGTTACGACGGTTGAGAGTATCAGAAGGGCTCAGAGAGTTTTCCCACGAGCCAAGATCGTCGCAAGTTATGGCATGACCGAAGCGGCAGGTATGTTCGGGTGGCCACGGGGTCCGCCTTCAGTGAAAACTATGCCGGAGTACAAAGGCATTGCTTCCTGTGGAATGTCACTTCCAGGCGCGAAACTCAGAATACTCAATGAGCAGGGCAAAGTTGTTGCACGGAACGAAATCGGAACTCTACATCTCTGTGGCGATAGGATCGCGAGCGGATACCTGACCAGTACCGGCTTGAAGTCATTCTATAACGACGGCAACGACCGGTGGTACAATACCGGCGACTGTGCAGTTCTGGACGAACAGGGGCGAGTCTTTATTCTAGGTCGATATGATAATATGATTCGGAGGGGCGGCATGACCATCGCTCCGGCGACCATTGAGAACGtattgatgaagaagttccCTCGACATACT GTGGTCGTCATAGGAGTCTCTATGCCTAAGAACCAGGAATTGGTTTGTGCAGTCTTCCACAAGCCCGTCCGGGACCACGGGGAAGTGAATGACCTTGTTGTGAAAGAACTGGGGTATGACCACGGCCTCGACGATGTTTTCGATCTCCCGCAACTGGGATTGACAGATTGGCCGTACACCGTGGTGGGAAAGTTGTCCATTGTCGACGTGAGGCGCATCGTCACCGAATACCTGGCATCACAAAAGGCGTGA
- a CDS encoding acetyl-CoA C-acetyltransferase (similar to Coccidioides immitis RS XP_001248491.1): MSGLPPVYIVSAARTPVGSFLGSLSSLSATQLGSTAIKGAVERAGIKPEDVEEVFFGNVLSAGLGQAPARQCAIGAGLPNSTISTTVNKVCASGLKAIILGAQNIMLGTSDVVVAGGTESMSNTPHYLPNLRTGAKYGDQTLVDGVLKDGLTDAYKKEHMGLQGELCASDNDLSREAQDEYAIKSYQKAQAATEAGLFKEIVPVEVSGGRGKPPIKVERDDEVKNLNVDKLKAMRPAFKSDGSITAPNAAPINDGAAAVVLMSEAKVKELGVKPIAKILGWGDAEREPERFTVAPSLAIPKAIKHAGLTDKDIEFYEINEAFSVVALANIKLLGLDADKVNVYGGSVAIGHPLGCSGARIITTLTSVLKEKGAKIGCAGICNGGGGASALVIENLQ; this comes from the exons atgtctggtcttccCCCTGTTTACATTGTTTCTGCCGCCAGAACCCCCGTTGGTTCTTTCCTTGG CTCCCTCTCCAGCTTGAGCGCTACTCAGCTCGGCTCAACTGCTATCAAGG GTGCCGTTGAACGTGCTGGCATCAAGcctgaggatgttgaagaggtcTTCTTCGGAAATGTCCTGTCTGCTGG CCTTGGCCAAGCCCCTGCCCGCCAGTGTGCCATTGGCGCTGGTCTCCCCAACAGCACCATCTCCACCACGGTGAACAAGGTCTGCGCATCCGGTCTCAAGGCCATCATCCTCGGAGCTCAGAACATCATGCTCGGAACCTCGGACgtggttgttgctggcggcACcgagtccatgtccaacacCCCCCACTACCTCCCTAACCTTCGCACCGGCGCCAAGTACGGCGATCAGACTCTCGTCGACGGCGTCCTCAAGGACGGTTTGACCGACGCGTACAAGAAGGAGCACATGGGTCTGCAGGGCGAGCTGTGCGCCAGCGACAACGACCTCTCCCGTGAGGCGCAGGACGAATACGCCATCAAGTCCTACCAAAAGGCTCAGGCTGCCACCGAAGCCGGTCTCTTCAAGGAGATTGTCCCGGTCGAGGTGTCCGGCGGCAGGGGCAAGCCTCCCATCAAGGTTGAACGCGATGACGAGGTCAAGAACCTGAAcgtcgacaagctcaaggccatGCGCCCGGCGTTCAAGTCCGACGGCTCCATCACCGCTCCCAACGCCGCCCCCATCAACGACGGCGCCGCTGCCGTGGTGCTCATGTCCgaggccaaggtcaaggagctcgGTGTTAAGCCGATTGCCAAGATTCTCGGCTGGGGCGACGCCGAGCGTGAGCCGGAGCGCTTCACCGTTGCTCCGTCGTTGGCTATTcccaaggccatcaagcaCGCTGGCCTGACCGACAAGGACATTGAGTTCTACGAGATCAACGAGGCTTTCTCCGTTGTTGCCCTCGCCAACATCAAGCTCCTTGGTCTCGATGCCGACAAGGTCAACGTCTATGGTGGCTCAGTCGCCATCGGTCACCCGCTGGGCTGCTCTGGCGCTCGTATCATTACCACCTTGACTTCTgtgctcaaggagaagggTGCCAAGATTGGTTGTGCTGGTATctgcaatggcggcggcggtgctTCCGCCCTGGTTATTGAGAATCTGCAATGA
- a CDS encoding polyprotein (similar to Marssonina brunnea f. sp. 'multigermtubi' MB_m1 XP_007289331.1) — MVQGTDIGYAIASTLKLITKQLGIPDIPTILLTDSYSLYECLVKLGTTKEKRLMIDIMALRQSYERREVHEVRWINGGDNPADAMTKASPNHALRTLIDKNKIAIRVEGWVERKKDEK; from the coding sequence ATGGTTCAAGGCACAGACATTGGATACGCGATAGCCTCGACTTTaaagctcatcacaaaacaactggGAATTCCAGACATCCCCACGATCCTTCTCACGGACTCGTATTCCCTATATGAGTGCCTTGTTAAGCTCGGCAcaaccaaagagaagaggctcatgatagatatcatggctctccGACAGTCATACGAGCGCCGCGAAGTCCATGAAgtcagatggatcaacggAGGAGATAACCCGGCAGACGCGATGacgaaagcatcgccaaatcaCGCGTTGAGAACCCTTATCGACAAGAATAAGATCGCGATACGAGTGGAAGGCTGggtagagaggaagaaggacgaaaagtgA